The Nitrospirales bacterium genome includes a window with the following:
- a CDS encoding RNA-binding transcriptional accessory protein — protein MSSELLTTIIASELGLTNNQVRVTVELLDEGATVPFLARYRKEKTGALDEVAITTIRDRIAQLRDLNKRRAAILSSLEEQGHLTDDVKEKVQAASSISELEDLYLPYRPKRRTRAMIAKEKGLAPLAQTLWEQDARLNVDTEAAKYLDPEKKVDSPEDALSGARDIMAEWVNEDLNARASMRTLYLEQGRFHTTAIRGKDLQDSKFRDYADWEEPVATAPSHRVLAMRRGEQEGLLSLRVIVPEESAFAILHRLFVKGTSPASNQVVLAIQESFKRLLSLSMETEARVITKARADQAAIEVFSQNVQQLLMASPLGQKSVLAIDPGFRTGCKVVCLDRQGTLRHTETIYPHQGPGNASQAGKTIQELCKRFTIEAIAIGNGTAGRETETFLRELDLPEDIPLIMVNESGASVYSASAVAREEFPDHDVTVRGAVSIGRRLMDPLAELVKIDPKAIGVGQYQHDVDQGLLKQRLEDVVVSCVNRVGVDVNIASPQLLTAVSGIGPQLAHNIVAYRQEHGPFPNRTALKKVPRLGAKAFEQAAGFLRIPAGEHPLDASAVHPERYAVVTTMAQDVGCTVKELMKDSTRQQSIDLDRYITAEVGRPTLTDILSELAKPGRDPRERFETVRFHDKVQSIEQVEPGMILNGVVTNVTAFGAFVDIGVHHDGLVHISQLANRFVSDPNTVVHVSQHVTVSVLEVDRSRKRISLSMKAVTGKSSETTQSR, from the coding sequence ATGTCTTCAGAATTGCTGACCACGATCATTGCATCAGAATTGGGTCTTACGAATAACCAGGTGCGCGTCACGGTCGAGCTTCTGGACGAGGGCGCCACGGTACCGTTTCTGGCCCGCTACCGAAAAGAAAAAACTGGCGCTCTGGACGAAGTAGCGATCACCACCATTCGGGATCGTATCGCCCAATTGCGGGATTTGAACAAACGTCGCGCAGCGATCCTGTCGTCGCTTGAAGAACAAGGACATCTCACGGACGATGTAAAGGAAAAAGTGCAGGCTGCCAGTTCGATATCGGAGTTGGAGGACCTATATCTCCCCTATCGCCCCAAACGCCGCACTCGCGCGATGATCGCGAAAGAGAAGGGCTTGGCCCCTCTCGCCCAAACACTGTGGGAACAAGATGCACGGCTCAATGTGGATACCGAAGCCGCAAAATACCTCGATCCAGAGAAGAAGGTGGATTCCCCGGAAGACGCGCTGTCCGGTGCACGGGATATTATGGCTGAATGGGTTAACGAAGATCTGAATGCCCGTGCATCCATGCGGACACTCTACTTGGAACAGGGGCGGTTTCACACGACCGCGATACGCGGCAAAGACCTCCAAGACAGTAAGTTTCGCGACTATGCTGACTGGGAAGAACCCGTAGCGACGGCTCCCTCGCATCGCGTACTCGCCATGCGCCGTGGCGAGCAAGAAGGCCTTCTCAGTCTTCGTGTGATCGTACCCGAAGAATCCGCGTTCGCGATACTTCATCGACTCTTCGTCAAAGGAACAAGCCCTGCGTCGAATCAAGTCGTGCTGGCCATTCAGGAAAGTTTCAAGCGGCTGCTCTCTCTTTCGATGGAAACCGAAGCTCGCGTCATCACCAAGGCCCGTGCCGATCAAGCAGCCATCGAAGTCTTCAGCCAAAACGTTCAACAGTTGCTCATGGCTTCTCCTCTGGGACAGAAGTCGGTCTTGGCTATCGACCCTGGATTTCGCACGGGGTGTAAGGTGGTCTGTCTGGATCGGCAGGGGACATTACGGCATACTGAAACGATCTACCCTCATCAGGGTCCGGGGAATGCCTCTCAAGCGGGAAAAACGATCCAAGAACTGTGCAAACGTTTCACGATTGAAGCGATCGCCATAGGCAATGGAACGGCAGGGCGGGAAACGGAAACATTCCTGCGCGAGTTAGACCTGCCAGAGGACATCCCGCTCATCATGGTCAATGAAAGCGGTGCGTCCGTCTATTCTGCATCAGCCGTCGCGCGTGAAGAGTTTCCTGATCACGATGTCACCGTACGCGGCGCCGTCTCCATTGGCCGGCGTTTGATGGATCCCCTCGCCGAACTGGTAAAAATCGACCCTAAAGCCATCGGCGTCGGACAGTATCAACACGACGTGGATCAAGGTCTGTTAAAACAGCGCCTGGAAGACGTGGTCGTCAGTTGCGTCAATCGCGTCGGAGTCGACGTCAATATCGCCAGCCCGCAACTCTTGACCGCCGTATCGGGTATCGGTCCGCAACTGGCCCATAACATCGTCGCGTATCGACAAGAACATGGGCCATTTCCCAACAGAACCGCTTTAAAGAAGGTGCCCCGATTGGGGGCTAAAGCTTTTGAACAAGCCGCAGGCTTTTTGCGGATTCCTGCTGGAGAGCACCCGCTCGACGCGAGCGCCGTGCATCCCGAACGGTATGCGGTGGTGACCACTATGGCGCAAGACGTGGGCTGCACCGTGAAGGAATTGATGAAGGATTCGACGCGACAACAATCGATCGACCTCGATCGCTACATCACAGCGGAAGTCGGCAGGCCAACGTTAACGGATATTCTCAGCGAATTAGCCAAACCCGGGCGCGACCCCCGCGAACGATTTGAAACCGTGCGTTTTCACGACAAGGTACAATCCATCGAGCAGGTCGAACCCGGAATGATTCTGAATGGCGTCGTCACTAATGTGACTGCTTTTGGCGCTTTCGTGGACATCGGGGTACATCACGATGGCCTCGTCCATATCAGTCAACTCGCCAACCGGTTCGTCAGCGACCCCAATACGGTCGTCCACGTTAGTCAACATGTCACAGTTTCAGTCTTAGAGGTCGACAGGTCAAGAAAACGCATTTCTTTATCGATGAAGGCCGTCACCGGTAAATCCTCAGAAACGACGCAATCCAGATGA
- a CDS encoding sterol desaturase family protein, with amino-acid sequence MMNQDLVIRITAFVGVLVVMAIWELMAPRRRLHTSKAQRWVINLSLVGMNALLIRILPASGAFGAAIVAGQHKIGLLHQLDWPSWIEVMLAVILLDLVVYFQHVLMHAVPILWRLHMVHHSDLDFDVTTGIRFHPLEIVLSMFLKIGIVIVLGASPLAVLVFEVLLNATAMFNHSNVYIPAQVDRTLRWLVVTPDMHRIHHSVIPRETNRNFGFNLPWWDRLLGTYLDRPSKGQERMSIGLETYRNPAKLTWLRLMILPFTGSTGNYPTWHDEHHHVTAEEKAEEKKEKEDLPKRVR; translated from the coding sequence ATGATGAATCAAGACCTCGTCATCCGCATCACCGCATTTGTCGGCGTCTTGGTGGTGATGGCCATATGGGAACTCATGGCTCCCCGCCGTCGATTGCACACGTCCAAAGCTCAGCGCTGGGTGATCAATCTGTCGTTAGTCGGCATGAACGCTCTTCTCATTAGAATTCTCCCAGCTTCGGGAGCCTTCGGGGCGGCGATAGTAGCGGGACAGCACAAGATCGGACTCCTCCATCAGCTTGACTGGCCTTCGTGGATAGAAGTCATGCTGGCCGTTATCCTGTTGGACTTGGTGGTCTATTTTCAACATGTGTTGATGCATGCCGTTCCCATTCTCTGGCGATTGCACATGGTGCACCATTCCGATTTGGATTTTGACGTCACCACGGGCATCAGATTTCACCCGCTGGAAATTGTCCTGTCCATGTTCCTGAAAATAGGAATCGTCATCGTCCTGGGCGCGTCACCGCTTGCCGTGCTCGTCTTCGAAGTGTTGTTGAACGCTACAGCCATGTTCAACCATAGCAATGTGTACATTCCGGCACAGGTCGACCGAACGCTTCGATGGCTTGTGGTCACTCCGGACATGCATCGCATTCATCATTCGGTTATCCCGCGGGAGACCAATCGCAACTTTGGGTTTAACCTTCCATGGTGGGATCGACTCCTCGGTACATATCTTGACCGTCCCAGCAAGGGTCAAGAACGTATGTCCATCGGACTGGAAACATACCGCAATCCCGCCAAGCTTACCTGGCTGAGACTTATGATCTTACCGTTTACGGGCAGCACTGGGAATTATCCAACCTGGCACGATGAACACCATCATGTCACGGCAGAAGAAAAGGCAGAAGAAAAAAAGGAAAAGGAAGACTTGCCTAAGCGCGTCCGATAG
- a CDS encoding alpha/beta fold hydrolase — protein sequence MFGIIRNRQDETLDYTFHPGEEDQKTIVVIGHGVTGNKDRPFLVALAEALSLNGIPTLRMSFSGNGSSDGRFEDSTISKEAEDLRSVIDALAEWKVIYVGHSMGGAVGVLLASEDSRITGLVSLAGMVHTEAFAQREFNGVNPGEGFMWDEPTCPLSQAYIDDMAAITTVVTRAPSIQVPWLLVHGTVDDVVPLQDSFDIFERANEPKQLVQIDGADHVFSEHTPDMVKPVCEWIRKAIGRA from the coding sequence ATGTTTGGAATCATCCGCAATCGACAAGATGAAACACTCGACTACACGTTCCATCCGGGAGAGGAAGATCAGAAAACTATCGTCGTGATCGGGCATGGGGTCACGGGCAATAAGGACCGTCCGTTTCTTGTCGCGCTGGCGGAAGCCTTGTCATTGAACGGGATTCCAACGCTCAGGATGTCGTTTTCCGGGAATGGCAGCTCGGATGGTCGATTCGAGGATTCCACCATCTCTAAAGAAGCCGAAGACCTGCGAAGTGTGATTGATGCGCTTGCGGAATGGAAGGTTATATATGTTGGCCACAGCATGGGGGGAGCGGTGGGTGTTCTACTGGCTAGCGAAGACTCGCGCATCACGGGGCTGGTTTCACTTGCCGGTATGGTTCACACGGAAGCGTTTGCGCAACGCGAATTTAACGGTGTCAATCCGGGAGAGGGTTTCATGTGGGATGAGCCGACGTGTCCGCTGTCTCAGGCATATATTGACGATATGGCGGCGATTACAACTGTTGTGACCCGCGCTCCTTCGATTCAGGTGCCCTGGCTGCTCGTCCACGGCACGGTGGATGACGTCGTCCCTCTTCAAGATTCATTCGATATCTTTGAACGGGCCAATGAGCCCAAGCAGCTCGTGCAGATTGATGGCGCCGACCACGTGTTCTCCGAACATACGCCCGACATGGTGAAGCCTGTCTGTGAATGGATTCGAAAGGCTATCGGACGCGCTTAG
- a CDS encoding M48 family metalloprotease: protein MTDSLKIRIVIITLLGLPGMGCAGGDLHPFGSREQPALNLLDDEQRIWRLSQEEQVRLDRSDQVYDNEVITTYVNQVADHVMPESLRTAGLQVQVRILRNPLLNAFAFPHGVIYLHTGILARMENEAQLATLLGHEMTHASHRHAIQNMRTIKTTSNTLGTVSVVLVPFGPLGGLAMVLGNIGGMAAVTGYSRSFEAEADRVGLELVVAAGYDPHESPKLFEHLKQDLEEQDLDEPFFFGTHPRLTDRIEQYQESLEERFSNTSGETHQEIFLSMMQPVFLENAKLDLATGRFISAEAGFKRYLSRQPDDARGHYWLGEVYRQRGDEGDEAMAVQSLTKAIEVSPVLADPHRSLGIIHMKRQEWSQAENQFHRYLELSPTAPDREFIQSYVEQLQQHH from the coding sequence ATGACGGACTCGCTCAAGATTCGTATTGTGATTATCACGTTATTGGGGCTCCCGGGCATGGGATGTGCGGGGGGGGATTTGCATCCTTTTGGGTCTCGAGAGCAACCGGCTTTGAATCTCCTGGATGACGAACAGCGAATTTGGCGGCTGTCTCAAGAGGAACAGGTTCGTTTGGATCGTAGCGATCAGGTCTACGACAACGAAGTCATTACAACATACGTGAATCAGGTCGCGGATCACGTGATGCCTGAGTCACTCAGGACAGCCGGGTTACAGGTGCAGGTGCGAATTTTACGCAATCCTTTGTTGAACGCCTTCGCATTTCCACATGGGGTGATTTATCTCCACACAGGTATATTGGCTCGCATGGAAAATGAAGCGCAGCTGGCGACTTTGTTGGGACATGAGATGACCCACGCCAGCCATCGGCATGCGATTCAGAACATGCGGACGATAAAAACGACCTCCAATACGCTTGGGACTGTTAGCGTCGTTCTTGTTCCATTCGGCCCTTTGGGAGGACTGGCGATGGTACTGGGGAATATTGGAGGGATGGCGGCGGTGACGGGGTATTCACGTTCGTTTGAAGCAGAGGCCGATCGAGTCGGATTAGAGCTCGTGGTGGCGGCCGGGTACGACCCGCATGAGTCCCCGAAGCTCTTCGAACATCTTAAGCAAGATCTTGAAGAACAGGACCTTGATGAGCCTTTTTTCTTCGGAACGCACCCTCGTCTGACTGATCGTATCGAGCAATATCAGGAAAGTCTTGAAGAACGTTTTTCGAATACATCAGGGGAAACGCATCAAGAAATTTTTCTCTCGATGATGCAGCCAGTATTCTTGGAGAATGCAAAACTTGATCTCGCGACAGGTCGATTCATCTCAGCTGAAGCGGGCTTCAAGCGCTATCTGTCCCGCCAACCCGATGATGCACGTGGGCATTACTGGCTCGGAGAAGTCTATCGCCAACGAGGAGATGAGGGGGATGAAGCGATGGCTGTCCAGTCGCTGACGAAGGCGATCGAAGTATCGCCAGTGTTGGCGGATCCACATAGGAGCCTGGGAATCATTCACATGAAACGTCAAGAGTGGAGTCAAGCAGAAAACCAATTCCATCGCTATCTCGAACTTTCTCCAACTGCCCCCGATCGTGAGTTTATTCAAAGTTATGTTGAACAGCTACAGCAACATCACTAA
- a CDS encoding periplasmic heavy metal sensor: MLMAVPSLADGKGTHHGHDPEKKLEQLTKRLGLSPEQQSKVKTILQEKHQKIEELHKQIQEVRKQARSQIEAQLTPEQAEKFKKRQGKGGHGKKKGKGRHGKNHKNKHQQQNGEQDDED; this comes from the coding sequence ATGCTGATGGCTGTTCCAAGCTTGGCTGATGGCAAAGGTACCCATCATGGCCACGATCCAGAAAAGAAGCTTGAGCAGTTAACGAAGCGGTTGGGTCTTAGCCCTGAACAGCAAAGCAAGGTAAAAACCATTTTGCAGGAAAAACATCAAAAGATCGAAGAACTGCACAAGCAAATCCAAGAAGTCCGAAAACAGGCTCGATCTCAAATTGAAGCCCAATTAACCCCCGAGCAAGCAGAAAAATTCAAAAAGCGTCAAGGAAAAGGGGGCCATGGAAAGAAAAAGGGCAAAGGCCGGCATGGCAAAAATCACAAGAATAAACATCAGCAGCAGAATGGTGAACAAGACGACGAGGACTAA
- a CDS encoding YbaN family protein produces MIVHSSICRIGIITIGWASLILGVIGIFLPLLPTTPFVLLSAYCFSKSSPKLHQWLLGQPTLGPMIRNWECYGSISRGAKITATVLMVVLFSLSFFVLSISMTLKIGLLAIAGAVLSYIWTRPSQTHPSAIPEPVTIK; encoded by the coding sequence ATGATTGTCCACTCTTCAATCTGCCGAATCGGGATTATTACGATTGGATGGGCCAGTCTCATTCTTGGTGTGATCGGGATCTTTCTCCCCCTCCTCCCGACCACGCCCTTTGTCCTTCTTTCGGCTTACTGCTTTTCCAAAAGTTCTCCGAAGTTACACCAATGGTTACTTGGACAACCAACTTTAGGTCCGATGATCCGCAACTGGGAATGTTATGGAAGCATTAGTCGAGGGGCGAAAATCACTGCAACCGTCTTGATGGTCGTTCTCTTTAGCCTTTCTTTTTTCGTGTTATCCATAAGCATGACGCTGAAAATCGGACTGCTCGCAATCGCAGGCGCCGTGTTGTCGTACATCTGGACCAGACCTTCCCAGACCCACCCCTCAGCCATTCCCGAACCAGTCACCATCAAATAA
- a CDS encoding acetylxylan esterase, with product MSRLMELKHLVNARLSPQMRTWLWERKVAMGNRRIRELGKRLSQRIHEIAQQDLIELMRIRTKAEWELFRDTRRDALRRSLGIGREYRERGRAEPECAEPERAKIAERIVTNIIQNEHYQIDNLVFPGHKRIPITANLYRPVGVHGKTPAVLICHSHHHPKTEIELQCIGMTFAQQGCTVLIMDLLGHGERRQHPFAAHHDEWRTCRVDRQDYYFRYVLGMQMNMVGESLMGWMVQDIRRGIDLLCADPQVNQEHMILIGAVAGGGDIAAVAGALDDRVTAVVAFNFGGVPAGDWDSTRNLPDTARGGFWPWVILGSLAPRRLIYGKEFAWNSEQDLTWKCLRQIYALYDSRDSLRSVHGSGRVSGHGPLDSHCTNIGPIHRQQIYPIFQEWFGISIPARELSPPLDEEALYCLTPESRQTVRARSVHEVCREVCHEQLEASRVKRESQAANASSAYLQHQLQDILGPLAPCSTYRVRSKRHGIGRSEYVVLEVFEENISLRMQLLWPSGLSDTSPPVVVGLAQEGNLELRKKRRSLIQGLRACGIAVCLVEPRGIGDGRHGELYRGRISPSAGVAANSLMLGESLLSSRIRDLRTVIAYLRNHKALDGKRFALWGEALAPTNSSRPSLAVPLDASPYPEGSEPFGGVVALLAALYEPDVLAVYVHRGLLSYASVLDHPFAYLPADAIIRRILEVADLPDIAAALVPRPLRLERLVDGLNRPAGGRQVEAAYQRARAAYDRAGAAGCLLIESANESAETIAEWLLAHLRS from the coding sequence ATGAGCCGACTTATGGAATTGAAGCATTTGGTCAATGCGAGGCTTTCTCCCCAGATGCGGACATGGCTATGGGAACGGAAGGTGGCCATGGGCAATCGCCGGATTCGAGAATTGGGGAAACGCCTCTCCCAGCGGATTCATGAAATAGCGCAACAAGACTTGATTGAACTGATGCGCATACGCACAAAAGCCGAGTGGGAGCTTTTTCGAGATACACGTCGTGATGCTCTTCGTCGTTCTTTAGGCATTGGCCGAGAGTATAGAGAGAGAGGGCGCGCGGAGCCAGAGTGTGCAGAGCCAGAGCGCGCAAAGATTGCTGAGCGAATCGTGACGAACATTATTCAGAATGAGCACTATCAAATTGACAACCTTGTTTTTCCAGGACATAAGAGAATTCCTATCACCGCTAACCTCTATCGTCCTGTCGGAGTTCACGGAAAAACACCTGCGGTCCTGATCTGCCATAGTCATCATCATCCAAAAACTGAAATCGAACTGCAATGCATAGGAATGACATTCGCCCAACAAGGCTGCACGGTTTTGATCATGGATTTGCTCGGCCATGGCGAGCGACGACAGCATCCTTTCGCGGCTCATCACGACGAGTGGAGGACATGTCGTGTGGACCGGCAGGACTACTATTTCCGGTACGTGCTCGGCATGCAGATGAATATGGTCGGAGAAAGCCTCATGGGGTGGATGGTGCAAGATATCAGGAGAGGCATTGATCTTTTGTGTGCGGATCCTCAGGTCAACCAGGAGCACATGATCCTTATCGGAGCCGTGGCCGGGGGAGGGGACATCGCCGCCGTCGCCGGAGCGTTAGATGATCGTGTGACGGCAGTTGTGGCTTTTAATTTCGGAGGAGTGCCGGCCGGTGACTGGGATTCCACGAGGAATCTTCCTGACACCGCTCGTGGTGGATTTTGGCCATGGGTTATCCTTGGTTCGCTTGCCCCTCGCCGCCTGATCTATGGAAAAGAGTTTGCCTGGAATTCTGAACAGGACCTGACTTGGAAGTGTTTACGACAGATCTATGCCCTCTATGACAGCCGTGATTCGTTGCGATCAGTTCACGGCTCAGGAAGGGTATCGGGGCATGGTCCCTTGGACAGCCATTGTACCAACATCGGGCCTATCCATCGTCAGCAAATATATCCTATTTTCCAAGAATGGTTTGGCATTTCCATTCCTGCGCGAGAATTGTCGCCTCCTTTGGACGAAGAAGCTCTGTACTGTCTTACGCCGGAGTCACGACAGACGGTCCGTGCTCGCTCAGTGCATGAAGTGTGCAGGGAAGTGTGTCACGAGCAACTCGAGGCATCTCGTGTAAAAAGAGAGTCGCAAGCGGCCAATGCTTCTTCTGCCTACCTGCAACATCAACTACAGGACATTCTGGGTCCTCTAGCGCCCTGTTCGACGTATCGAGTTCGCTCCAAGCGCCATGGGATCGGTCGATCGGAATATGTGGTGTTGGAAGTATTTGAAGAGAATATCTCCCTACGCATGCAACTGCTCTGGCCATCGGGCCTGAGTGATACGAGTCCGCCGGTGGTGGTCGGTTTGGCGCAGGAGGGCAATCTTGAGCTACGGAAGAAACGTCGTTCGTTAATTCAGGGGCTTCGAGCGTGCGGAATTGCCGTGTGCTTAGTGGAGCCGCGAGGAATCGGGGACGGACGCCACGGAGAATTGTATCGAGGCCGAATCAGTCCAAGCGCCGGTGTAGCCGCGAACAGTTTGATGCTCGGAGAAAGTTTGCTCAGTTCTCGAATTCGCGATCTGCGGACTGTGATAGCCTATCTCAGGAATCACAAGGCACTCGATGGCAAGCGATTCGCTCTATGGGGTGAGGCACTAGCGCCAACAAATTCTTCTCGTCCCTCTTTGGCGGTTCCCTTGGATGCGTCTCCCTATCCGGAAGGAAGTGAACCGTTTGGAGGTGTGGTGGCGCTTCTGGCGGCATTGTATGAACCGGATGTGCTCGCCGTGTATGTTCATAGAGGTCTCTTGAGTTATGCCTCGGTCTTGGATCATCCATTTGCCTACCTGCCGGCAGATGCGATCATTCGTCGAATTTTAGAAGTCGCAGATCTCCCCGATATCGCCGCCGCGTTGGTTCCCAGGCCTTTGAGGCTGGAAAGGTTGGTAGACGGTCTAAACCGTCCAGCTGGCGGTCGACAAGTAGAGGCGGCGTATCAAAGAGCGCGGGCTGCGTACGACCGGGCAGGGGCGGCTGGCTGCTTGTTGATTGAATCTGCGAATGAATCTGCCGAAACAATCGCCGAGTGGTTGCTTGCCCATTTACGGTCATGA
- a CDS encoding CBS domain-containing protein encodes MRKVEWISQRCDPKTLAAHQLMEDQVTTCQPEDKAITVAHKLYDGNIGSLPVIDAQKTLLGIVTEFDILRAIETEQNLLQIPVSTIMNPRVVSVTEETSFMEIVKLLQEYHLLRVPVVRGTTLVGILARGDVILGYIKATDVGSGG; translated from the coding sequence ATGCGAAAAGTTGAATGGATTTCGCAGCGGTGTGATCCAAAGACTCTGGCCGCTCATCAATTGATGGAAGATCAGGTGACCACTTGCCAGCCGGAAGATAAGGCGATCACCGTCGCGCATAAATTGTATGATGGCAACATTGGCAGTTTGCCTGTCATTGACGCCCAAAAAACTTTGCTTGGTATCGTGACAGAGTTTGATATTCTTCGCGCCATCGAGACTGAACAAAATCTGCTCCAGATCCCTGTTTCGACGATCATGAATCCCAGGGTGGTTTCTGTGACCGAGGAAACAAGCTTTATGGAAATCGTCAAACTGCTACAGGAATACCATTTGTTGCGTGTGCCTGTGGTTCGTGGAACCACCCTAGTCGGTATTCTTGCTCGTGGCGATGTCATTTTGGGATACATTAAAGCCACAGATGTTGGGAGTGGCGGATAG
- a CDS encoding PEP-CTERM sorting domain-containing protein (PEP-CTERM proteins occur, often in large numbers, in the proteomes of bacteria that also encode an exosortase, a predicted intramembrane cysteine proteinase. The presence of a PEP-CTERM domain at a protein's C-terminus predicts cleavage within the sorting domain, followed by covalent anchoring to some some component of the (usually Gram-negative) cell surface. Many PEP-CTERM proteins exhibit an unusual sequence composition that includes large numbers of potential glycosylation sites. Expression of one such protein has been shown restore the ability of a bacterium to form floc, a type of biofilm.) gives MMKHVVFAIMIIFSLSNMSWAGSLTLDEYEETEIGIGVFAYDDPDEILERSLRTGIAPVTFFMVHESSGLFLTDPLDVYPGLLHRGYLGVIHQDTWFSINGDFARHWGWTGIASEQAFLDYQARTSGSANIARPEPATWILMATGMLVLGYLRRRYALAGRK, from the coding sequence ATGATGAAACACGTTGTCTTCGCCATCATGATAATATTTAGTCTGTCAAACATGTCATGGGCTGGTTCTTTGACTTTGGATGAGTATGAAGAGACCGAGATTGGGATTGGGGTGTTTGCCTACGACGATCCTGACGAAATTCTTGAACGGTCGTTACGGACCGGGATTGCACCGGTGACGTTTTTTATGGTGCATGAAAGCTCTGGTCTGTTTCTCACCGATCCGCTGGATGTGTATCCTGGTTTGTTACATCGTGGGTATCTTGGGGTGATCCATCAAGACACATGGTTTTCGATCAACGGCGACTTCGCTCGTCATTGGGGATGGACGGGTATTGCGAGTGAGCAAGCGTTTCTCGACTATCAAGCTCGGACGAGCGGTTCTGCCAATATTGCTCGTCCAGAGCCAGCGACCTGGATTCTCATGGCGACGGGAATGCTGGTGTTGGGGTATCTTAGGAGACGCTACGCTCTCGCAGGCCGTAAGTAA
- the tyrS gene encoding tyrosine--tRNA ligase, with amino-acid sequence MISSDIEHQLELILRGTVEVIQLDALREKLKLSLQEQRPLRVKAGFDPTAPDLHLGHTVLIQKLKHFQDLGHEILFLIGDFTGMIGDPTGVSETRVALTKEQVLENAKTYETQIFKTLDPSKTRIVFNSQWMNEMNAEQVVQLCSHYSVARMLERDDFAKRYRDQKPISVHEFLYPLVQGYDSVALKADVELGGTDQKFNLLVGRDLQRDYGQKPQVVITMPLLEGTDGIRKMSKSYGNYIALEDKPGDMYGKIMSISDSLMRRYYELLTTEDLSSIDRQHPMEAKKALAELIVRQYHGEDGAGQAKADFQQRFQSKDFPDEPDAHLVLQASDFSDPDASSLSVVDLLMKTGLLPSKAEARRLVAQNAVQLNGEKLTDQNACVTFQAGESYRLKIGKRKFALIEFPKP; translated from the coding sequence ATGATCTCTTCAGACATTGAACATCAATTAGAGCTAATCCTTCGTGGGACGGTTGAAGTCATTCAACTCGATGCGCTGCGTGAAAAGCTGAAATTGTCTCTGCAAGAACAGCGTCCTCTTCGAGTCAAAGCCGGGTTTGACCCCACAGCTCCCGATTTGCACCTGGGTCATACGGTCCTCATTCAAAAGCTCAAACATTTCCAGGATTTGGGGCATGAGATTCTGTTTCTCATCGGGGACTTTACCGGAATGATCGGCGATCCGACGGGTGTTTCGGAAACGCGGGTGGCGCTCACCAAAGAGCAGGTTCTGGAGAATGCGAAAACGTATGAGACGCAAATTTTTAAAACGTTGGATCCTTCGAAGACGCGAATTGTCTTCAATAGTCAGTGGATGAACGAGATGAATGCTGAGCAGGTGGTTCAGTTATGTTCGCATTATAGTGTGGCGCGAATGTTGGAGCGTGACGATTTCGCTAAACGCTATCGCGACCAAAAACCGATCAGTGTGCATGAATTCTTGTACCCTTTGGTTCAGGGATATGATTCCGTTGCCTTGAAGGCGGATGTCGAGCTTGGCGGAACCGACCAGAAATTCAATCTATTGGTCGGACGTGATTTGCAACGAGACTACGGCCAGAAACCGCAAGTCGTGATCACCATGCCTCTGCTCGAAGGCACAGACGGCATACGAAAAATGAGCAAGAGTTATGGAAACTACATTGCCCTCGAAGATAAGCCGGGGGACATGTACGGCAAGATCATGTCGATCAGCGACTCGCTGATGCGCCGGTATTACGAACTGCTGACAACTGAAGATTTATCGTCCATTGATCGCCAGCATCCGATGGAAGCCAAAAAAGCGTTGGCCGAACTGATCGTACGTCAATACCATGGAGAGGACGGGGCTGGTCAGGCCAAGGCAGATTTTCAGCAACGGTTTCAATCCAAAGATTTTCCTGACGAGCCTGACGCGCATCTTGTGCTCCAGGCATCAGATTTTTCCGACCCGGATGCCTCGTCGCTCAGCGTCGTCGATCTGCTCATGAAAACCGGTCTCCTTCCGAGTAAGGCCGAAGCTCGGCGTCTCGTCGCACAAAACGCCGTGCAGCTGAATGGTGAAAAACTCACCGACCAGAATGCCTGTGTGACCTTTCAAGCCGGGGAATCGTATCGTTTGAAAATCGGCAAACGGAAATTTGCCCTCATTGAATTCCCCAAGCCATAG